The Bacteroidota bacterium genome window below encodes:
- the arr gene encoding NAD(+)--rifampin ADP-ribosyltransferase — translation MKEQKHEIKFNGEGATPFIQTYFHGTKADLKIGDLIAPGYTSNFGQRKNAKYIFLTATLDAAIWGAELSVGEGRERIYLVEPTGEIEDDPDLTDKKFPGNPTKSFRSVYPFKIIGEVTVWQGHPAERLKEMKDALERLKEQGINSLNDED, via the coding sequence ATGAAAGAACAAAAACACGAAATTAAATTTAACGGAGAAGGCGCTACGCCTTTTATACAAACTTACTTTCACGGGACAAAAGCCGATTTGAAAATTGGTGATTTGATTGCGCCGGGTTATACGTCGAACTTTGGTCAGAGAAAAAATGCAAAGTATATTTTCCTCACTGCCACACTGGACGCAGCAATCTGGGGCGCTGAACTATCTGTTGGAGAGGGAAGGGAAAGAATTTATTTAGTTGAGCCTACAGGAGAAATTGAAGACGACCCTGACTTAACGGATAAAAAATTTCCGGGCAATCCCACAAAATCTTTTCGCTCTGTTTATCCTTTTAAAATTATAGGAGAAGTAACAGTCTGGCAAGGGCATCCTGCAGAGCGGCTTAAAGAAATGAAAGATGCATTGGAACGTCTGAAGGAGCAAGGCATCAATTCATTAAATGACGAGGATTGA
- a CDS encoding PAS domain S-box protein: MEKILTLDPETEKLYKNLFEKNPSCIYIYNCDTHRILDVNEATINTYGYTKDEFLKMSVKDLCTPEDSQKLENAVRNLIEDYKTGIWRHRKKSGEIITVEIKSVKISFKGQDAVISIPNDITEKVKKEEEINKLNANLILLNEDLRNNEVRLKAAQEAGKIGYWEYNFKDELYYISDALFKIFGIPYKPGPVKRDVLTPKVHPDDLSIVRGAVLQAQLYSEFNDYTYRIISDDGSYKYVYTKGEVVKDKNGLPEKIFGVSMDITEREIDRQELVRHSNNIDIILRSITDIFYIVDRNFFILFANEAVEKLTGLSKEELQGKNVWKIFEDVDLSIPKKYFQIALEDNKATQFDMEYHGIIFRVFIYPSEIGLAVSGKDVTEHVRTQQELSQQVNNINIILASITDPFFIIDNNYNFIFANSALVKLTGHELNELIGKKLWPIFIQQNEDFTNLRRGLEKSLKEKVTAELEFTYSGRTFYTHVYPSEIGLAVSCSDITTRKKSEEELKLSTKFIKQISDTMPGVIFQTEYDKDFNARFNYISRKVEEFTGYTAEEILNDYKKHLSAIHKDDLESFNIARNNIANFKGFTVKYRYINSKTSETKWVRVTAIPSRLSNGNIIANGILLDISESENYYNELEKSNQRYEYISQATNETIWDMDVKTSIVTLGGAYKEMYGTSFPNNQIDGYEAEKFIHPDDIQQMLDQMAEVVANRKNFLEERYRLCRADGSIIYVYERGYIFYEEGSNIPVRILGTMQDVTALKLAEIEREKIITDLMKRNKAHEQFSYIVSHNIRAPLANILGLCTMFNEDSIDAETKQELISMILTSSNRLDEVVKDMNQILIINKNFDEKKTEVFFDTILEEVKKIEEHGIKKSDIKIMSDFKKSSSIFAVKSSVQSIFQNLISNSIKFKKVKEPQIKITSDADNDFVYLTFEDNGIGFNYLKHRDKIFGLYNKFHLETEGKGVGLFMVKKQVENLDGEISVESEINKGTKFLIKLKKENG; the protein is encoded by the coding sequence ATGGAAAAGATTTTAACCCTAGATCCAGAGACTGAAAAGCTCTATAAAAATCTATTCGAAAAAAATCCCTCCTGTATCTATATATATAATTGTGACACACACCGGATACTCGACGTTAATGAAGCAACAATAAATACCTACGGCTATACTAAAGATGAGTTTTTAAAAATGTCGGTGAAAGATTTATGTACACCGGAAGATTCTCAAAAATTGGAGAATGCTGTAAGGAATCTAATTGAAGATTATAAAACAGGAATCTGGAGGCATAGAAAGAAAAGCGGCGAGATAATTACAGTTGAAATAAAATCAGTGAAAATTTCTTTCAAAGGACAGGATGCTGTGATTTCAATTCCTAACGACATTACAGAAAAAGTAAAAAAGGAAGAAGAGATAAATAAACTCAATGCAAATCTTATCCTGCTCAACGAAGATTTAAGAAATAATGAGGTACGTCTCAAAGCTGCTCAAGAGGCAGGGAAAATAGGATACTGGGAATATAATTTTAAAGATGAGCTTTACTATATATCCGATGCGCTTTTTAAAATTTTCGGAATACCATATAAACCCGGACCTGTGAAAAGAGATGTGCTTACACCAAAAGTTCATCCTGATGATTTATCTATTGTGAGAGGAGCAGTTCTTCAGGCTCAATTATACAGTGAGTTTAATGATTACACGTACAGAATAATTAGTGACGATGGGAGTTATAAGTATGTTTACACTAAAGGTGAAGTAGTTAAGGATAAGAACGGACTGCCTGAGAAAATATTCGGAGTCTCTATGGATATCACCGAACGCGAAATAGACAGACAGGAACTAGTAAGACATTCTAATAATATTGATATAATACTCAGGAGCATTACGGATATTTTTTATATTGTGGACAGGAACTTTTTCATTTTATTTGCAAATGAAGCTGTTGAGAAATTAACAGGTCTTTCAAAAGAAGAACTCCAAGGAAAAAACGTATGGAAAATATTTGAAGATGTCGATCTCTCAATTCCTAAAAAATATTTTCAGATCGCACTTGAGGATAATAAAGCCACTCAGTTCGATATGGAGTACCATGGAATAATATTCCGTGTTTTCATCTATCCTTCCGAAATAGGGCTCGCAGTTTCAGGTAAAGATGTTACTGAACATGTCAGGACTCAGCAAGAACTTTCACAACAGGTAAATAATATAAATATTATTCTTGCCAGCATTACTGACCCATTCTTTATTATTGATAACAATTACAATTTTATCTTTGCGAATTCTGCTCTTGTAAAGTTAACAGGTCATGAACTGAATGAACTCATCGGCAAAAAACTCTGGCCGATTTTCATTCAGCAGAACGAAGACTTCACAAATTTGCGCAGAGGTTTGGAAAAATCCCTTAAGGAAAAAGTCACTGCAGAACTTGAATTTACCTATAGCGGCAGGACCTTCTATACTCATGTTTATCCTTCTGAAATAGGACTTGCAGTTTCATGCAGTGATATTACTACAAGGAAAAAATCAGAAGAAGAGCTTAAGCTTAGCACAAAGTTTATAAAACAAATAAGTGATACCATGCCAGGAGTGATTTTTCAAACCGAATATGATAAAGATTTTAATGCAAGATTTAATTATATAAGCCGTAAGGTGGAAGAGTTTACCGGATATACTGCTGAAGAGATACTGAATGATTACAAAAAGCATCTCAGCGCAATACACAAAGATGATTTAGAATCATTTAATATCGCCAGAAATAATATTGCAAACTTTAAAGGATTTACCGTTAAATACAGATACATTAATAGTAAAACTTCCGAGACAAAATGGGTACGTGTAACTGCAATTCCATCAAGACTTTCGAATGGAAATATTATTGCAAACGGCATTCTTCTTGATATTTCTGAAAGCGAGAATTATTATAATGAACTGGAAAAATCAAATCAGAGATACGAGTATATATCGCAAGCTACAAATGAAACAATCTGGGATATGGATGTAAAAACCAGTATTGTAACTTTAGGAGGCGCTTATAAAGAAATGTACGGAACTTCTTTTCCGAATAATCAGATTGACGGGTATGAGGCAGAAAAATTTATTCACCCCGATGATATTCAGCAAATGCTTGACCAGATGGCAGAAGTTGTTGCAAACCGGAAAAATTTTCTTGAAGAACGTTACAGGCTTTGCAGAGCAGACGGAAGCATTATTTACGTTTACGAAAGAGGTTATATTTTCTATGAAGAAGGAAGTAATATTCCTGTAAGGATTTTAGGAACCATGCAGGATGTAACCGCACTTAAACTCGCAGAAATAGAAAGAGAAAAAATTATTACTGACCTTATGAAAAGGAATAAGGCGCATGAACAGTTTAGCTATATTGTCTCCCATAATATAAGAGCTCCGCTTGCAAATATTCTTGGTTTATGTACTATGTTCAATGAAGACAGCATTGATGCAGAAACTAAACAAGAGTTAATTTCCATGATACTGACATCTTCTAACCGTCTTGATGAAGTAGTCAAGGATATGAACCAAATACTTATTATCAATAAAAACTTTGATGAGAAAAAAACAGAAGTATTTTTTGATACTATCCTTGAAGAAGTTAAAAAAATTGAAGAACACGGCATAAAAAAATCAGATATAAAAATTATGTCAGATTTTAAAAAATCATCTTCAATTTTTGCCGTTAAAAGTAGTGTTCAAAGTATCTTTCAGAATTTAATAAGCAACAGCATAAAATTTAAAAAAGTAAAAGAACCTCAGATAAAAATTACCTCAGATGCGGATAACGATTTTGTTTATCTTACCTTTGAAGATAATGGAATAGGGTTCAATTACTTGAAACACCGGGATAAAATTTTTGGACTATATAACAAATTTCATCTTGAAACCGAAGGAAAAGGCGTAGGACTTTTTATGGTAAAGAAGCAGGTTGAAAATCTTGACGGGGAAATTTCAGTTGAAAGCGAAATAAACAAAGGAACTAAATTTTTAATAAAATTGAAGAAAGAAAACGGATAG
- a CDS encoding alpha/beta hydrolase, producing MVQTQTKLPVWYFNWKEELERQLVAGSKVVDTPAGSIEYAVKGNEGPVITGIHGSPGGYDQVFAHFPGLIGRGYRFLSWSRPGYLRTPITVGRTFEQQADALANLLDHFKVKRTGIIASSTGGPIALQFAIRHPDRVYALVLESCVSQKYYVNSGKKSEKVLSKLTFNDPTIWLYNVFAKYASYSVVKSMVKMESDYDSKRIDEITNNIMNSNDKLAYIFNLIKSMSPIGIRKTGLENDIIQNSNIEHFDLGKIQCPTMIIHGKHDADVTLHHAGYLATNIPQAEKLIVEDGFHILPVSNSYMDVHKKRLAFFNKYRPY from the coding sequence ATGGTTCAAACACAAACAAAATTGCCCGTGTGGTATTTTAACTGGAAAGAAGAGCTTGAAAGACAGCTTGTTGCCGGAAGCAAAGTCGTAGACACTCCTGCAGGAAGCATCGAGTACGCCGTTAAGGGAAACGAAGGTCCTGTCATCACCGGTATTCACGGTTCACCCGGCGGATACGATCAGGTCTTTGCGCATTTTCCCGGATTAATCGGCAGAGGCTATCGCTTTCTTTCATGGTCACGCCCGGGTTATCTCAGAACTCCCATAACGGTCGGCAGAACTTTTGAACAGCAGGCAGATGCCCTCGCCAATCTTCTTGACCATTTCAAAGTTAAAAGAACAGGTATTATAGCAAGCTCAACCGGCGGACCAATCGCTCTTCAGTTTGCAATAAGACATCCCGACAGAGTTTATGCTTTAGTATTAGAATCATGCGTAAGCCAGAAGTACTACGTCAACTCAGGTAAAAAGAGTGAAAAGGTTTTATCAAAGCTTACATTTAACGATCCTACAATATGGCTGTACAATGTGTTCGCCAAGTATGCATCTTACTCAGTAGTAAAATCCATGGTGAAAATGGAAAGCGATTATGACTCCAAACGCATCGATGAAATAACAAATAACATCATGAACAGCAACGACAAGCTTGCATACATATTCAATCTTATTAAATCCATGAGTCCGATTGGCATAAGAAAGACCGGACTTGAAAATGACATCATTCAGAACTCAAACATCGAGCACTTCGACCTTGGCAAAATCCAGTGTCCTACGATGATAATCCACGGCAAACACGATGCCGATGTAACGCTTCACCATGCAGGATATCTTGCTACCAATATTCCGCAGGCAGAGAAGCTCATCGTGGAAGACGGATTCCATATACTTCCTGTATCAAATTCTTATATGGACGTTCATAAAAAACGTCTGGCTTTTTTTAATAAGTACAGACCGTATTAG
- a CDS encoding DUF1446 domain-containing protein, with the protein MKDKIRIASGQGFWGDLIDAPMNQATGGPVDYIMMDYLAEVTMSILQKQKLKDPRFGYARDIPALMERMLPVIKEKGIKVITNGGGVNPTACRDAIFEVAKKLGIKDLKIGVVMGDNILDNIDELVSKGVELKNMESGDSVKTVKDKVLSANVYFGAAPVVECLKQGADIVITGRVTDTGLTLAPMIYEFGWDMNNFDLMAAGTVAGHILECGGQASGGNFTGDWQSIPDLARIGFPIAEAYPNGEVIITKHENTGGLVSIDTVSEQLCYEIGDPKDYITPDCIADFTSIHLEDVGENKVRVYNVKGLPATPFYKVSMSYSDGYSASGSLTYSWPDALEKAEAADKILRTRLDDLGLKFDEVRAEFQGYNACHGPIARKIDEPNEVVLRFSVRSSDKYSVERFGKELAPLILTGPPGVTGFAGGRPKPSDVVAYWPALIPKTEVTPQVIVENI; encoded by the coding sequence ATGAAAGATAAAATACGTATAGCGTCAGGCCAGGGATTTTGGGGCGATTTAATCGATGCCCCTATGAATCAGGCAACCGGCGGACCTGTTGATTACATTATGATGGACTACCTCGCTGAGGTTACAATGTCTATTCTCCAAAAACAAAAACTTAAAGACCCGAGATTCGGATATGCACGTGATATTCCTGCTTTAATGGAGCGTATGCTCCCCGTTATTAAAGAAAAGGGAATCAAAGTCATTACAAACGGCGGCGGCGTAAACCCGACTGCTTGCAGAGATGCTATTTTTGAAGTAGCTAAAAAGCTCGGCATAAAGGATTTGAAAATCGGTGTAGTAATGGGTGATAACATATTAGATAACATTGATGAATTAGTAAGCAAAGGTGTTGAATTAAAGAACATGGAATCCGGTGACAGCGTAAAAACAGTTAAAGATAAAGTATTAAGCGCCAATGTTTATTTCGGCGCAGCTCCTGTTGTTGAGTGTTTAAAACAGGGAGCAGATATAGTTATTACGGGCAGAGTTACCGATACAGGTTTAACTCTTGCTCCGATGATTTATGAGTTTGGCTGGGATATGAACAACTTCGACCTTATGGCAGCCGGAACAGTTGCAGGCCACATTCTCGAATGCGGCGGACAGGCATCAGGCGGTAATTTCACCGGTGACTGGCAGTCAATTCCAGATTTAGCACGCATTGGTTTCCCGATTGCAGAAGCTTATCCTAACGGAGAAGTTATTATTACCAAGCACGAAAATACAGGCGGCCTTGTTTCAATCGATACAGTAAGCGAACAGCTCTGTTATGAAATCGGCGACCCGAAAGATTACATTACTCCTGACTGCATCGCAGACTTTACTTCCATTCATTTAGAAGATGTCGGCGAAAACAAAGTAAGAGTTTACAACGTTAAAGGATTACCTGCAACCCCTTTCTATAAAGTATCCATGTCTTATTCAGATGGATATTCAGCTTCAGGTTCATTAACTTACAGCTGGCCCGATGCTCTTGAAAAAGCAGAAGCAGCCGATAAGATTTTAAGAACAAGGCTCGATGACTTAGGACTTAAGTTCGATGAAGTCCGCGCTGAGTTTCAGGGATACAATGCATGTCACGGACCAATCGCAAGAAAGATAGACGAACCCAATGAAGTTGTATTAAGATTTTCAGTCCGTTCATCTGATAAATATTCAGTTGAGCGCTTTGGTAAAGAATTAGCACCATTGATTTTAACCGGCCCTCCCGGAGTTACGGGATTTGCCGGAGGCAGACCAAAACCTTCAGATGTTGTTGCTTACTGGCCTGCTTTAATACCTAAGACAGAAGTTACTCCGCAAGTGATTGTAGAGAACATCTGA
- a CDS encoding aldehyde dehydrogenase, with the protein MEKLKNYINGKLVLPVSKKYLNNFEPATGKVYSLIPDSDEHDVDLAYEAAENAFEKWSSMTNEERSKILLKVSQLILANLDKFAAAESKDNGKPVSLAREVDIPRAVKNFKFFATAILHFASESHLTDNNTLNYTLRQPIGVIGAISPWNLPLYLFTWKIAPALAAGNCVIAKPSEVTPYTAYLLSQICIKAGMPEGVLNIVHGLGGKVGAAITHHPGIKAITFTGGTSTGADIARVAAPMFKKLSLELGGKNPVIIFDDCDYNKMLDTTLRSSFSNQGEICLCGSRIFIHKSIYNKFKKDFVERTKALRLGDPNDEKTQQGAIVSEMHYRKILSYIDLAKEEGGNILCGGNHAGDFTSSNKRCKDGWFIHPTIIENLSYGCRTNQEEIFGPVVTIMPFESEEEVLMMANSTQYGLASVIWTENLSRAQRISQKLKSGIVWVNCWMQRDLRTPFGGVKNSGVGREGGLEALRFFTEPKNVTIKFQ; encoded by the coding sequence ATGGAGAAACTTAAAAATTATATTAACGGAAAACTTGTTCTGCCTGTATCAAAAAAATATCTCAATAATTTTGAGCCGGCAACAGGAAAAGTGTATTCGTTAATTCCCGATTCCGACGAACATGATGTTGACCTTGCATATGAAGCTGCTGAAAACGCTTTTGAAAAATGGTCTTCAATGACTAATGAAGAGCGTTCGAAAATTTTATTAAAGGTCTCGCAATTAATTTTAGCTAACCTGGATAAGTTTGCTGCCGCTGAAAGCAAAGATAACGGCAAACCTGTTTCTCTTGCAAGAGAAGTTGATATTCCCAGAGCAGTAAAGAACTTTAAGTTCTTCGCAACCGCAATACTTCATTTTGCAAGCGAATCACATTTAACAGATAACAATACTTTAAATTATACTTTACGTCAGCCAATCGGAGTTATCGGCGCAATCTCTCCATGGAATCTTCCTTTATATTTATTCACATGGAAAATCGCTCCCGCTTTAGCCGCCGGAAATTGCGTTATTGCAAAGCCGTCTGAAGTAACTCCGTACACTGCATATCTTCTTTCGCAAATCTGCATTAAAGCAGGAATGCCTGAAGGAGTTTTAAACATCGTTCACGGTCTGGGCGGAAAAGTCGGTGCTGCAATCACACATCATCCCGGAATTAAAGCAATAACTTTCACAGGAGGAACATCAACGGGAGCAGATATAGCGCGAGTTGCTGCACCCATGTTTAAGAAATTATCTCTTGAACTCGGAGGTAAAAATCCTGTCATTATTTTCGATGACTGTGATTACAACAAAATGCTCGATACAACTCTTCGCTCTTCATTCTCAAATCAAGGCGAAATTTGTTTATGCGGGTCAAGAATTTTTATTCATAAGAGCATATATAATAAGTTTAAAAAAGACTTTGTTGAAAGAACTAAAGCATTAAGACTCGGAGACCCTAATGATGAAAAAACTCAGCAGGGAGCTATCGTATCTGAAATGCATTACAGAAAAATCCTATCCTACATAGATTTAGCAAAAGAAGAGGGCGGTAATATTTTATGCGGCGGAAATCATGCAGGTGATTTCACTTCTTCAAATAAAAGATGTAAAGACGGATGGTTTATACATCCTACTATCATTGAAAACCTTTCTTACGGATGCAGAACAAATCAGGAAGAAATCTTCGGTCCCGTAGTTACAATAATGCCGTTTGAATCTGAGGAAGAAGTTCTTATGATGGCAAACTCAACTCAGTACGGACTTGCTTCAGTTATCTGGACTGAAAATCTCTCCCGCGCTCAAAGAATCTCACAAAAACTCAAATCAGGTATTGTATGGGTTAACTGCTGGATGCAGCGTGACCTTCGTACTCCATTCGGCGGCGTTAAAAACTCCGGAGTCGGCCGTGAAGGCGGACTGGAAGCACTTCGTTTCTTTACCGAACCCAAGAATGTTACCATTAAATTTCAATAG
- a CDS encoding DUF4286 family protein yields the protein MIIYNVTLSVDENIHLEWLEWMKTTHIPDVLATGLFVEHRIFKLVTPSPEVGVTYAIQYSLNSLDDLEKYQREFSDKLQKETIERYAGKFHAFRTVLETVD from the coding sequence ATGATAATTTATAACGTAACATTAAGCGTTGACGAAAATATTCATCTTGAATGGCTTGAGTGGATGAAAACTACTCACATTCCTGATGTTTTAGCCACAGGACTTTTTGTCGAGCACCGAATTTTTAAATTAGTAACACCTTCTCCTGAAGTCGGAGTTACATATGCAATCCAGTATTCCTTAAATTCTTTGGATGACCTTGAAAAATACCAGCGAGAATTTTCCGATAAGCTTCAGAAAGAAACTATCGAAAGATATGCCGGAAAATTTCATGCATTCAGAACAGTGTTAGAAACAGTAGATTGA
- a CDS encoding SDR family oxidoreductase produces MNLDLTGKNALVCGSTQGIGKASAMELAALGANVTLLARNEESLNTVVKELPNMGNQKHHCIVADYATPDYLKVILHHYQESNPPFHILVNNTGGPKGGKIIKADSSEFLSAFSNHLICNHILVQALVEGMKSEGYGRIINIISTSVKIPLANLGVSNTIRGAVANWSKTLANELGKFGITVNNVLPGATLTGRLETIIDNKSKASGKPIEEIEEEMKSEIPLHRFAKPEEIANAVAFLASPAAAYINGINVPVDGGRTGNL; encoded by the coding sequence ATGAACTTAGATCTTACAGGAAAAAATGCTCTTGTCTGCGGAAGCACGCAGGGAATCGGCAAAGCTTCGGCTATGGAACTTGCAGCGCTCGGCGCAAACGTTACTCTGCTTGCAAGAAATGAAGAGTCATTAAATACAGTTGTGAAAGAGCTTCCTAATATGGGAAATCAAAAACATCATTGTATAGTAGCTGATTACGCTACTCCCGATTACTTAAAAGTTATATTGCATCATTACCAGGAATCAAATCCTCCGTTCCATATTCTTGTTAATAATACAGGCGGACCCAAAGGCGGCAAGATTATTAAGGCCGATTCAAGTGAATTTCTTTCCGCATTCTCAAATCATCTTATCTGCAACCACATCCTCGTTCAGGCATTAGTTGAAGGAATGAAAAGTGAGGGCTATGGAAGAATTATTAATATAATTTCAACTTCTGTTAAAATTCCATTGGCTAATCTCGGAGTATCGAATACAATCCGCGGTGCAGTTGCTAACTGGTCAAAAACTCTTGCGAACGAATTAGGCAAATTCGGAATTACAGTTAATAATGTTCTTCCTGGAGCAACGTTAACAGGAAGACTCGAAACAATCATCGACAACAAATCTAAAGCATCAGGCAAACCGATTGAAGAAATCGAAGAAGAAATGAAATCTGAAATACCTTTGCATCGATTTGCCAAGCCGGAAGAAATTGCTAACGCAGTTGCATTCCTTGCATCACCTGCCGCTGCTTATATTAACGGAATCAATGTTCCCGTCGATGGCGGAAGAACAGGAAACTTATAA
- a CDS encoding tryptophan 2,3-dioxygenase yields the protein MKKDLYPPVYYADYLSLDKLLDAQNLKSDEYKDHAHDEMLFIIIHQTYELWFKQILFELEDVIKIFSNDFIDERNLSRALSRINRITEIQKIMIEQLHVLETMTPLDFLDFRDYLVPASGFQSFQFRTIENNLGLKREERLKYNSKDFDNTLKPEHKEKIGAVTESLFDLIEKWLERIPFIKTENFDFWKKYHQAVDDMLSHEEKIISNNESLTPEKKQSQLENFAKTKESFLSLFDEKYHNDLIAKGEKRLSFKATLSALFINLYRDEPILFTPFQFLTAIVEMDENFTIWRYRHAIMVHRMIGVKIGTGGSSGQHYLMATIEKHRVFVDLFNLSTYLIPRSELPQLPKDILKELGFYYQK from the coding sequence ATGAAAAAAGACTTATATCCGCCGGTTTATTACGCCGATTATCTTTCACTCGATAAATTACTCGATGCGCAAAATCTGAAAAGTGATGAATACAAAGATCACGCACATGATGAAATGCTGTTTATCATAATACATCAGACCTACGAGCTCTGGTTCAAGCAGATTTTATTCGAACTTGAGGATGTGATAAAAATATTCAGCAACGATTTTATAGATGAAAGAAATCTTTCAAGAGCGCTTTCAAGAATAAACCGCATTACTGAAATTCAGAAAATCATGATTGAGCAATTGCACGTGCTTGAGACTATGACTCCATTGGATTTTCTTGACTTCCGGGATTACTTGGTTCCCGCATCAGGATTTCAGAGCTTCCAGTTCCGTACAATAGAGAATAACCTAGGTCTCAAAAGAGAAGAAAGATTAAAATATAACAGCAAAGATTTTGACAACACATTAAAGCCCGAGCATAAAGAAAAAATCGGAGCGGTAACAGAAAGTCTTTTTGATTTAATTGAAAAATGGCTGGAGAGAATACCATTCATTAAAACAGAAAACTTTGACTTCTGGAAAAAATACCATCAGGCTGTTGATGACATGCTTTCACATGAAGAAAAAATTATATCTAACAACGAATCATTAACTCCGGAGAAAAAGCAAAGCCAGTTGGAAAATTTTGCCAAGACTAAAGAGAGTTTCCTTTCTCTCTTCGATGAAAAATATCATAACGATTTAATTGCTAAAGGCGAGAAGAGGCTTTCGTTCAAAGCAACCCTCTCAGCGCTATTTATAAATTTATACAGAGATGAACCGATTTTATTTACTCCATTCCAATTCCTTACAGCAATTGTTGAGATGGATGAAAACTTCACAATCTGGCGTTACCGTCATGCAATTATGGTGCATAGAATGATTGGAGTTAAAATAGGTACAGGTGGTTCATCAGGCCAGCATTATCTGATGGCTACTATAGAGAAACACAGAGTGTTTGTAGATTTATTTAACCTTTCAACTTATTTAATTCCGCGTTCCGAGCTGCCCCAACTTCCAAAAGATATTTTGAAAGAGCTTGGATTTTACTATCAAAAGTAG
- a CDS encoding TfoX/Sxy family protein: MAYNENLAERIEKILKAKKVKFIGKKMMGGLCFIVNDKMCMGVEKERLMARIGPDNYEAALKKKGAQPMDFTGKPMVGFVFVDLKNLDKDSELKYWIDLCLEYNPKAKVSAKKKKMQKGKKESTQTPSTSDVDVLEKLGKIISKNDKNVKMGEGKIMGTKGFVFNQLGVFKYGVAKTKSGYTFHSMAIYANPELYADLKSKLKKAKFQKGCVNFKSLEDFPLSVFDKHMIKAAKFDYSKVIEHYNKVKKKK; the protein is encoded by the coding sequence ATGGCTTACAATGAAAACCTTGCAGAGAGAATTGAAAAAATTCTAAAGGCAAAAAAAGTAAAGTTTATTGGGAAAAAAATGATGGGTGGATTATGCTTTATAGTTAATGATAAAATGTGTATGGGAGTTGAAAAAGAAAGACTGATGGCTCGTATTGGTCCTGATAATTATGAAGCAGCGTTAAAGAAAAAGGGTGCGCAGCCGATGGATTTTACAGGCAAGCCAATGGTTGGTTTTGTGTTTGTAGATTTAAAAAATCTTGATAAAGATTCCGAACTAAAATACTGGATTGACCTTTGCCTGGAATATAATCCCAAAGCAAAAGTTTCAGCTAAAAAGAAAAAAATGCAGAAAGGAAAAAAAGAATCTACACAGACCCCATCAACATCCGATGTAGATGTTTTAGAAAAGCTTGGGAAAATAATTTCCAAAAATGATAAGAATGTAAAAATGGGTGAGGGAAAAATTATGGGAACAAAAGGATTCGTTTTTAATCAGCTTGGTGTTTTCAAATATGGTGTCGCAAAAACAAAGTCAGGCTACACGTTTCATTCAATGGCAATTTACGCGAATCCGGAGCTTTATGCAGATTTGAAATCCAAACTTAAAAAAGCAAAATTTCAGAAGGGATGTGTTAATTTCAAATCACTTGAAGATTTTCCTTTAAGTGTCTTTGACAAACACATGATAAAAGCTGCAAAGTTTGATTATTCTAAAGTAATAGAGCATTACAATAAGGTAAAAAAGAAAAAATAA
- a CDS encoding DUF1579 family protein, with translation MKIKKILTLIILLFAISLSAQEMNMEEAMKMAAPGPEHKLLTDMAGKFKQKIKFYFAPGQSMDGEGSGITESIIGGRFIQVKSVGKIMGMDTEVLMILGYDKRKNKYTLFSIDGMGTYSISAEGDYDASTKIMTLKGTEEDPAMKMKMDFKFVFDLSDLNERKMNIIFIKPDGSENKMVEVTSTKIE, from the coding sequence ATGAAAATAAAAAAAATTCTAACACTTATTATATTATTATTTGCAATATCTCTTTCAGCCCAGGAAATGAATATGGAAGAGGCAATGAAGATGGCAGCACCGGGTCCCGAGCATAAACTTCTTACGGATATGGCAGGAAAATTTAAACAAAAAATAAAGTTCTATTTTGCTCCGGGCCAATCAATGGATGGTGAAGGCTCAGGTATAACAGAATCAATAATAGGAGGAAGGTTTATACAGGTTAAAAGCGTAGGAAAAATAATGGGAATGGATACGGAAGTATTGATGATTTTAGGTTACGACAAAAGAAAAAATAAGTATACACTATTTTCTATTGACGGAATGGGAACATATTCTATTTCTGCAGAGGGAGATTATGACGCCTCTACAAAAATTATGACACTGAAAGGAACTGAAGAAGACCCGGCTATGAAAATGAAAATGGATTTTAAATTCGTATTCGATTTATCAGATTTAAATGAAAGAAAGATGAATATAATTTTTATAAAACCTGACGGCTCTGAAAACAAAATGGTAGAAGTAACCTCTACAAAAATAGAATAA